One genomic window of Glycine max cultivar Williams 82 chromosome 16, Glycine_max_v4.0, whole genome shotgun sequence includes the following:
- the LOC102662794 gene encoding DEAD-box ATP-dependent RNA helicase 39 — protein MRGRGRELLSLSFSLKHKPLAKSASPSSSFFRSSITFSTSSSSVAPPIKEPKTSTSSSKSQRDSLIFERFKQRKLKGSPKDSKGTPQVCSTSVPLSLNADTEMVVQKGVQNENDPTMVVGGFKELGVSEELVEVMEGIGEFEPSEIQCVAIPAVLEGKSVLLSSPSEPGRTLAFLLPLIQLLRRDRELPGSNSKHPRAIVLCATEEKAAQCFNAAKYIIHNVELKSVKDRPSPGNGESHASIGLMIGTPCEILEYIEEGSVVPAEIRYLVLDEADCILGGGLGPDIHKILRPLQDQESKSSVKRLQTILVISAIAEVLGEQSPIVKHLECDHAGNISAMSLEMEQTEVFHFTESLHALRKKVAEAMDSLLKQQ, from the exons ATGAGAGGAAGAGGCAGAGAGCTTCTTAGcctctctttttctctaaaGCACAAACCTTTAGCAAAATCAGCATCACCATCCTCTTCTTTCTTTCGAAGTAGCATCACATTCTCAACCTCTTCCTCCTCCGTAGCCCCTCCCATCAAAGAACCAAAGACTTCAACTTCGTCATCCAAGTCACAAAGGGACTCGCTGATTTTCGAACGGTTCAAGCAAAGAAAACTCAAGGGGTCTCCAAAAGACTCAAAGGGTACCCCTCAAGTGTGTTCAACTTCAGTGCCATTAAGTTTGAATGCTGATACTGAGATGGTGGTTCAAAAGGGTGTGCAGAATGAGAATGACCCCACCATGGTGGTTGGAGGTTTCAAGGAGTTGGGTGTGAGTGAGGAGCTTGTTGAGGTCATGGAGGGGATTGGTGAGTTTGAACCTAGTGAGATACAGTGTGTGGCTATTCCTGCTGTTTTGGAAGGGAAGAGTGTGCTGTTGAGTTCACCATCTGAACCTGGCAGAACCTTGGCCTTCTTGTTGCCTCTTATTCAG CTGCTAAGACGGGACAGAGAGTTGCCTGGTTCAAATTCAAAGCATCCACGAGCCATCGTGCTTTGCGCTACAGAGGAGAAAGCTGCACAG TGCTTTAATGCTGCAAAATATATCATCCACAATGTAGAATTGAAGTCTGTAAAGGATCGTCCTTCCCCAGGTAATGGGGAGTCACATGCCTCAATTGGCCTCATGATTGGAACTCCTTGTGAGATTCTTGAATACATTGAAGAGGGGAGTGTTGTTCCTGCTGAAATAAGATACTTG GTGTTGGATGAGGCAGATTGCATACTTGGTGGTGGCCTTGGTCCTGATATCCATAAAATTCTGAGACCATTACAAGATCAGGAATCAAAATCTTCTGTCAAAAGATTACAAACTATTTTGGTGATTTCAGCAATAGCTGAG GTTTTGGGTGAACAATCCCCAATTGTAAAGCATCTTGAGTGCGATCATGCCGGAAATATTTCTGCAATGTCTCTAGAAATGGAACAAACAGAAGTCTTTCATTTCACAGAGTCCCTTCACGCTCTTAGGAAAAAAGTGGCAGAGGCCATGGATTCCCTTTTGAAACAACAGTAG
- the LOC100808877 gene encoding polyadenylate-binding protein 2 codes for MAAAMISAPAVAMRVVVPALNGVQSGNASLYVGDLERNVDEAQLFELFGQVGQVVSIRVCRDLTMRSLGYAYVNFVNPQDAANAMEHLNFTPLNGKSIRVMFSNRDPSIRKSGYANVFIKNLDISIDNKALHDTFSAFGFVLSSKVAVDNNGQSKGYGFVQFDNEESAQNAIKKLNGMLINDKKVYVGLFVRRQARAQVNESPKFTNVYVKNFSETYTDEDLKQLFSTYGPITSVVVMKDTDGKSRCFGFVNFESPDSAVAAIERLNGTAVNDDKVLYVGRAQRKAEREAELKARFERERMRKYEKLQGANLYVKNLDYSINEENLKELFSKFGTITSCKVMLEPNGHSKGYGFVAFSTPEEGNKALNEMNGKMIGRMPLYVAVAQRKEERKALLQAQFSQMQALGAITPFHGGIPGYHPGAPSLSPQQLYFGQGPNGLVPPQPTGYGFQQQLLPNIHPGVAPNFFMPYHPQRQAPPSQRRDPRRFGNLQQVHHNQMLHPNSNQGFRYMENGRNGMDPSVIPHGMGGPMMPLPFDGSGISAVHTYNQYHAGASSNTLASALASATPENQHLMLGEHLYPLVDGLTANHQQTAKVTGMLLEMDQSEVIHLMESPEDLKIKVSEAMLALREAAPGSEEVAGSEEVGGSEEVGGSEEVGDQLGSLSLNE; via the exons ATGGCGGCTGCAATGATTTCTGCTCCGGCGGTGGCAATGAGGGTGGTGGTTCCAGCTTTGAACGGTGTGCAATCCGGGAATGCCTCTTTGTACGTTGGTGATCTTGAGAGGAACGTTGATGAGGCGCAACTGTTTGAACTGTTTGGCCAAGTAGGCCAAGTGGTTTCAATTAGGGTTTGTAGGGATCTCACAATGCGATCTCTTGGATATGCTTACGTTAACTTTGTCAACCCCCAAGATG CTGCTAATGCCATGGAACATCTGAATTTCACTCCTTTGAATGGAAAATCCATCCGTGTTATGTTTTCTAACCGAGATCCTAGCATTCGAAAAAGTGGATATGCAAATGTGTTTATCAAGAACCTTGACATATCAATAGATAACAAGGCATTACATGACACTTTTTCTGCCTTTGGATTTGTACTCTCTAGTAAGGTAGCCGTTGATAACAATGGTCAATCGAAAGGGTATGGATTTGTGCAGTTTGACAATGAAGAGTCTGCACAAAATGCTATCAAAAAGTTGAATGGCATgttgataaatgataaaaaagtcTATGTTGGACTCTTTGTTAGGCGCCAAGCAAGGGCTCAAGTAAATGAATCACCAAAGTTCACTAATGTGTATGTGAAAAACTTTTCTGAAACATATACTGATGAAGATCTTAAGCAGCTCTTTAGCACCTATGGTCCAATAACCAGTGTTGTGGTCATGAAAGACACAGATGGGAAGTCTAGATGTTTTGGTTTTGTGAATTTTGAAAGTCCAGATTCAGCAGTTGCTGCCATTGAAAGGTTAAACGGAACCGCAGTCAATGATGATAAGGTTTTATATGTAGGTAGGGCTCAGCGCAAAGCCGAAAGAGAGGCAGAATTGAAAGCTAGATTTGAGCGGGAAAGAAtgagaaaatatgaaaaattacaaGGTGCTAATTTGTACGTGAAAAATCTCGATTATAGCATCAATGAAGAAAACTTGAAGGAGTTATTTTCTAAGTTTGGAACAATAACATCTTGCAAg GTGATGCTTGAACCAAATGGGCATAGCAAGGGCTATGGTTTTGTTGCCTTTTCAACTCCCGAGGAAGGAAATAAAGCA TTGAATGAAATGAATGGAAAGATGATTGGACGTATGCCCCTGTATGTAGCTGTGGCCCAACGCAAAGAAGAGAGGAAGGCTCTTTTGCAG GCTCAATTTTCTCAAATGCAAGCCCTAGGTGCAATTACACCTTTTCATGGGGGAATCCCAGGATATCATCCAGGGGCACCAAGCCTTTCCCCTCAACAGTTGTATTTTGGTCAAGGGCCAAATGGTCTTGTACCACCTCAGCCAACGGGATATGGTTTCCAGCAGCAACTCCTGCCAAACATTCATCCTGGTGTTGCTCCAAATTTCTTTATGCCATACCACCCACAAAGACAGGCCCCTCCTTCGCAAAGAAGGGATCCTCGAAGATTTGGAAATCTCCAACAGGTGCACCATAACCAG ATGTTGCATCCTAACTCCAACCAAGGGTTTAGATACATGGAGAATGGTCGAAATGGAATGGATCCGTCAGTAATTCCCCATGGTATGGGGGGTCCAATGATGCCATTGCCCTTTGATGGTTCTGGAATTTCTGCAGTTCATACTTATAATCAATATCATGCTGGTGCATCGTCTAACACACTTGCCTCGGCTCTAGCTTCTGCTACCCCAGAAAATCAGCACCTG ATGCTAGGTGAACATTTATACCCACTTGTGGATGGACTTACTGCAAATCACCAGCAGACTGCAAAGGTGACAGGAATGTTGTTGGAAATGGACCAGTCAGAGGTCATCCATCTGATGGAGTCTCCCGAGGACTTGAAAATAAAGGTGTCTGAGGCAATGCTGGCCCTTCGTGAAGCTGCACCAGGTTCTGAAGAAGTTGCTGGTTCTGAAGAAGTTGGCGGTTCTGAAGAAGTTGGTGGTTCTGAAGAAGTTGGTGATCAACTTGGCTCACTATCATTGAATGAATGA
- the LOC100807278 gene encoding putative pentatricopeptide repeat-containing protein At1g12700, mitochondrial: protein MPRISFDLSHINRFNTTMSFSFSLSRRLSSSLSLSIPNFPPFLPNPTFPLCFHSQPPSIDNVVDDVVSQFDDMLLLRHIPPIIEFGKILGSLVKMKHYPTVISLSKQMEAKGIVPDLVTLSILINCFCHLGQMAFSFSVLGKILKLGYQPNTIILNTLMKGLCLKGEVKKSLHFHDKVVAQGFQMDQVSYGILLNGLCKIGETRCAIKLLRTIEDRSTRPDVVMYSTIIDGLCKDKLVDEAYDLYSEMNARGIFPDVITYTTLICGFCLAGQLMEAFGLLNEMILKNINPNIYTYNTLIDTLCKEGKVKESKNLLAVMTKKGVKPDVVIYSILMDGYCLVGEVQKAKQIFLVMGKRVDEAMNLLREMLHKNMIPDTVTYSSLIDGLCKLGRITTILDLTKEMHHRGQPANLVTYNSLLDGLCKNQNLDKAIALFMKMKERGIQPNKYTYTALIDGLCKGGRLKKGQALFQHLLVKGYCIDVWTYTVMISGLCKEGMFDEALAMKSKMEDNGCIPNAVTFEIIIRSLLEKDENDKAEKLLHEMIAKGLLPFRNFHSERSSVTNKVIVNFHSE, encoded by the exons ATGCCTCGAATAAGCTTTGATCTCTCTCACATAAACCGATTCAACACAACAATgtcattctcattctcattgtcAAGAAGGTTaagctcttctctctctctttccatTCCCAACTTTCCTCCTTTCCTTCCAAACCCCACTTTCCCTCTTTGCTTTCACTCTCAGCCTCCATCCATTGACAatgttgttgatgatgttgtTTCCCAGTTCGACGACATGCTCCTTCTGCGTCATATCCCACCCATTATCGAATTTGGCAAGATTTTAGGATCCCTTGTGAAGATGAAGCATTATCCCACTGTCATTTCCCTTTCTAAACAAATGGAAGCTAAAGGAATTGTGCCAGATCTTGTTACTTTGAGCATCCTCATCAATTGTTTCTGCCACTTGGGCCAAAtggccttttctttttctgtattgggcaaaattctaaaattaggTTATCAGCCGAATACCATAATCTTGAATACACTCATGAAAGGTCTCTGTCTCAAGGGTGAGGTCAAGAAATCACTGCACTTTCATGACAAGGTCGTAGCACAAGGATTTCAGATGGATCAGGTTAGTTACGGGATCCTACTCAATGGACTATGTAAAATAGGAGAAACGAGATGCGCCATCAAGTTGCTGAGAACGATTGAAGACAGATCAACTAGGCCTGATGTGGTAATGTACAGCACCATCATTGATGGCTTATGCAAAGATAAACTTGTAGACGAGGCTTATGATCTTTATTCTGAAATGAATGCTAGGGGAATTTTTCCTGATGTTATAACTTACACTACTCTAATTTGTGGCTTTTGCCTTGCGGGTCAGTTAATGGAAGCATTTGgtttattaaatgaaatgatATTGAAGAACATCAACCCGAATATTTATACCTATAATACATTGATTGATACATTATGTAAAGAAGGAAAGGTGAAAGAAAGCAAAAATTTATTAGCTGTGATGACGAAAAAAGGGGTAAAACCTGATGTTGTTATTTATAGTATTTTAATGGATGGGTATTGTTTAGTTGGTGAAGTGCAGAAGGCAAAACAGATATTCCTCGTTATG GGTAAAAGGGTGGATGAGGCCATGAATCTCCTAAGAGAAATGCTGCATAAAAATATGATTCCTGATACAGTGACGTACAGTTCTCTTATTGATGGTTTGTGTAAATTAGGAAGAATTACTACTATTTTGGATCTTACGAAAGAGATGCACCACAGAGGTCAACCAGCTAATCTAGTCACCTACAATTCCTTATTAGATGGTTTATGCAAAAATCAAAACCTTGACAAGGCAATTGCACTATTCATGAAAATGAAGGAACGGGGAATTCAACCAAATAAGTACACATACACTGCACTTATTGATGGATTATGTAAAGGTGGAAGACTTAAGAAAGGACAAGCACTTTTTCAACATCTCTTGGTTAAAGGCTATTGTATAGATGTCTGGACATATACTGTCATGATCAGTGGGCTTTGTAAAGAGGGCATGTTTGATGAAGCTTTGGCCATGAAGTCAAAAATGGAAGACAATGGTTGCATCCCTAATGCTGTAACTTTTGAAATCATTATTCGTTCTCTTCTTGAGAAGGATGAGAATGATAAGGCCGAGAAACTTCTCCATGAAATGATTGCTAAAGGCCTATTACCTTTTAGGAATTTTCATAGTGAACGATCTTCAGTTACAAATAAAGTTATTGTGAATTTTCATAGTGAGTGA